A region of Beijerinckia sp. 28-YEA-48 DNA encodes the following proteins:
- a CDS encoding ABC transporter ATP-binding protein produces the protein MTTVLETRALCKKFGGITATDNVTFKLPAGARHALIGPNGAGKTTFVNQLSGVLLPTSGSIFLNGQDVSEWTVRARSRAGLARTFQINQLFADLTPLQSIVIAIDERENAARSWFKPFGARKDLVAEAVELAQSLNLGDVLHERVGSLAYGKQRLLEIAIALAAKPTVLLLDEPAAGVPESEREQILNVVAALPASVSLVLIEHDMDLVFRFAKTISVLVNGALFVEGTAEEIARDPRVRQVYLGEEEIPHG, from the coding sequence ATGACAACCGTTCTCGAAACGCGCGCGCTGTGCAAGAAGTTCGGTGGCATCACCGCCACCGACAATGTCACGTTCAAACTGCCGGCCGGCGCCCGTCATGCGCTGATCGGCCCGAACGGCGCCGGCAAGACCACCTTCGTCAATCAACTGTCGGGCGTGCTGCTGCCGACCTCCGGCAGCATTTTCCTCAACGGTCAGGACGTCAGTGAATGGACGGTGCGGGCCCGTTCCCGCGCTGGCCTCGCGCGCACGTTCCAGATCAATCAGCTGTTCGCCGATCTGACTCCGCTGCAATCGATCGTCATCGCGATCGACGAGCGCGAGAACGCGGCGCGCAGCTGGTTCAAGCCTTTCGGCGCGCGCAAGGATCTTGTCGCCGAGGCGGTCGAGCTGGCGCAAAGCCTCAATCTCGGTGATGTCCTGCATGAACGGGTTGGTTCGCTCGCCTATGGCAAGCAACGCCTGTTGGAAATCGCCATCGCGCTCGCCGCCAAGCCGACGGTGCTGCTGCTCGACGAGCCGGCGGCCGGCGTGCCTGAATCCGAACGCGAGCAGATTCTCAACGTGGTGGCGGCCCTGCCGGCTTCGGTCTCGCTGGTGCTGATCGAACACGACATGGATCTGGTGTTCCGCTTCGCCAAGACCATTTCGGTTCTGGTCAACGGCGCCCTGTTCGTGGAAGGCACGGCGGAGGAAATCGCCCGCGACCCACGCGTGCGCCAAGTCTATCTGGGCGAGGAGGAGATCCCCCATGGCTGA
- a CDS encoding 5-methyltetrahydropteroyltriglutamate--homocysteine S-methyltransferase yields the protein MQRKIPPFRADHVGSILRTAPLKEARVKKAKGEITADQLKAVEDEEIKKIIAKQEEVGLHAITDGEFRRSWWHYDFLSQLDGVKLAEVESGIKFTGVTTKAEAPYVYDKLGSKHHPHIEHFKFLKAHTKRAPKMSIPSPSMLHYRGGSKMVDSKIYPKFEDFWHDLGLAYREAIKGFYDAGCRYLQIDDCSMAYFCDDKQRQMLIERGDDPDQLEKLYAQTLNTALEGRPSDMAITMHVCRGNFRSTFIASGGYEHIADLMFNKIDLDGYFLEWDNDRSGDLAPLRHLPKNKTVVVGLVTSKTGDMETKDSLKRRLEEASKYTDIEQLCLSPQCGFASTEEGNAITEQQQWDKLRMVVEVADEVWGKA from the coding sequence ATGCAACGTAAGATACCGCCCTTTCGCGCAGACCATGTCGGTTCGATCCTGCGCACCGCACCTCTGAAGGAGGCGCGCGTCAAGAAGGCGAAGGGTGAAATCACCGCCGATCAGCTCAAGGCGGTCGAGGACGAAGAGATCAAGAAGATCATCGCCAAGCAGGAAGAAGTGGGCCTGCATGCGATCACCGACGGCGAGTTCCGCCGCTCCTGGTGGCACTATGACTTCCTGAGCCAGCTCGATGGCGTCAAATTGGCCGAAGTCGAATCCGGCATCAAGTTCACCGGCGTCACCACCAAGGCTGAAGCGCCTTACGTCTATGACAAGCTCGGCTCGAAGCATCATCCTCATATCGAGCACTTCAAGTTCCTGAAGGCGCACACCAAGCGCGCGCCGAAAATGTCGATCCCCTCGCCGTCGATGCTGCACTATCGTGGCGGCAGCAAGATGGTCGATTCCAAGATCTATCCGAAGTTCGAGGACTTCTGGCATGATCTGGGTCTTGCCTATCGCGAGGCGATCAAGGGCTTCTACGATGCCGGCTGCCGCTATCTGCAGATCGACGATTGCTCGATGGCCTATTTCTGCGACGACAAGCAGCGCCAGATGCTGATCGAGCGCGGCGATGATCCGGACCAGTTGGAAAAGCTCTACGCGCAGACCTTGAACACCGCGCTGGAAGGCCGCCCGTCCGACATGGCCATTACCATGCACGTCTGCCGCGGCAATTTCCGTTCGACCTTCATTGCTTCGGGTGGCTACGAGCACATTGCCGATCTGATGTTCAACAAGATCGATCTCGATGGCTATTTCCTCGAATGGGACAATGACCGTTCGGGCGATCTGGCGCCGCTGCGTCACCTGCCGAAGAACAAGACCGTGGTTGTCGGTCTCGTCACCTCCAAGACCGGTGACATGGAGACTAAGGATTCGCTCAAGCGCCGTCTTGAGGAAGCCAGCAAATATACCGACATCGAGCAGCTCTGCCTGTCGCCGCAATGCGGTTTCGCCTCGACCGAGGAAGGCAATGCGATCACCGAGCAGCAGCAGTGGGACAAGCTGCGCATGGTCGTCGAAGTCGCCGACGAGGTTTGGGGCAAGGCTTGA
- a CDS encoding TerC family protein translates to MDVDTGTFLVQLLKIMWINILLSGDNAVVIALACRGLTADNRKWGIILGAGVAILLRILFTAVVTELMQLPFLKIIGGVLLLWIAVQLLIENADEKDIKESSNIWGAVRVIAVADLVMSLDNVVAIAAAAHGNWLLIIIGLGISIPLIVFGAQLVILMLEKWPWLVWAGAALLGWVAGELIADEHALTATFANLPSALVHFGMPALGAALVVIVGLILKNRHQTREVAS, encoded by the coding sequence ATGGATGTGGATACCGGCACCTTCTTGGTGCAGCTGCTTAAGATCATGTGGATCAATATTCTGCTGTCCGGCGACAATGCGGTGGTCATCGCGCTCGCCTGCCGCGGATTGACCGCAGACAACCGCAAGTGGGGCATTATTCTTGGCGCCGGCGTTGCCATCCTGCTGCGCATTCTCTTCACCGCGGTCGTCACCGAGCTGATGCAACTGCCCTTCCTGAAGATCATCGGTGGCGTGCTGCTGCTGTGGATCGCGGTGCAATTGCTCATCGAAAACGCCGATGAGAAGGACATCAAGGAATCCAGCAATATCTGGGGCGCCGTCCGCGTCATCGCGGTGGCTGACCTTGTCATGTCGCTCGACAACGTGGTGGCGATCGCCGCCGCTGCCCATGGCAACTGGCTGCTGATCATCATTGGTCTCGGCATCTCCATCCCGCTGATCGTCTTCGGCGCGCAGCTGGTCATTCTCATGCTTGAGAAATGGCCATGGCTGGTGTGGGCCGGCGCTGCCCTGCTCGGCTGGGTAGCGGGCGAACTCATCGCCGACGAACATGCACTAACGGCGACCTTCGCGAACTTGCCTTCGGCGCTCGTCCACTTTGGCATGCCGGCTCTTGGCGCGGCCCTGGTGGTGATCGTCGGCTTGATCCTGAAGAACCGGCACCAGACGCGCGAAGTGGCGTCGTAG
- a CDS encoding methylmalonyl-CoA mutase subunit beta, producing MTGPTDSITFAPLAAPFAGPGEGEWHALVEKVLKGKSFDKLVSHTADGIAYGPLTQRATQAGPRALRAAHGQWQVMARIEHPDADIANAQALEALINGASGLHLVMAGAAGAHGFGLSVAHLAQALKGVDLAGAAIEVDAGAVGEAVARTLVRLVAEQGLEPSLTRISFGVDPIGLAARGEETSPLHSLGPLATDLVALGFRGPLCVADGRIVHQAGGSEAQELAYALSTGIAYLRTLETAGLDLETARQLIGFRLAADADEFITIAKLRALRSLWAQVESACGLAPRPLHLHAETAWRMMTRRDPWVNVLRATTAVFSAAVAGADAISVLPHTQALGLPDAEAQRLARNAQLVLMEESNLAKVDDPAAGSGAFEEIGAALAQKAWTLLQEIEGEGGILSTLASGKLREAVAQVRAQRFKNIARRREQITGTSEFPNIHEAPAHVLLPLSAAAASGDMDATGLSPIRLAVPFERLRDTAEAFKTSHGQAPKIFLANLGTVAAFTGRATWARNFFEASGLETIASRPLATITDAARAFADSGAPIACLCSSDTVYAEQAAAVATALKQAGACQIWLAGQPAALEPELRAAGISDFAFAGCDMIEALARALTAAISAK from the coding sequence ATGACCGGCCCGACCGACTCGATCACCTTCGCGCCATTGGCTGCTCCCTTCGCCGGTCCCGGCGAAGGTGAGTGGCACGCGCTGGTCGAGAAGGTCCTCAAGGGCAAGTCGTTCGACAAGCTCGTCTCGCATACGGCTGACGGCATCGCCTATGGCCCGCTGACGCAGCGGGCCACACAAGCAGGCCCGCGCGCGTTGCGCGCGGCACACGGCCAATGGCAGGTGATGGCGCGGATAGAACATCCCGACGCCGATATCGCCAATGCCCAGGCGCTCGAGGCGCTGATCAACGGCGCCAGCGGATTGCATCTGGTGATGGCCGGCGCCGCTGGCGCCCATGGCTTTGGTCTCTCCGTCGCTCATCTCGCGCAGGCGCTGAAGGGCGTTGATCTGGCCGGCGCCGCCATCGAGGTGGATGCCGGCGCTGTTGGCGAGGCGGTTGCCAGAACCCTCGTCAGGCTCGTCGCCGAACAAGGACTTGAGCCATCGCTGACGCGGATCTCCTTCGGCGTCGACCCAATTGGCCTTGCGGCGCGTGGCGAGGAAACATCGCCCCTCCATTCGCTTGGCCCCCTCGCGACCGATCTCGTGGCGCTGGGCTTTCGCGGCCCGCTTTGTGTGGCCGATGGCCGTATCGTTCATCAGGCCGGCGGTTCGGAAGCGCAGGAACTGGCCTACGCGCTCTCTACCGGCATCGCTTATCTGCGCACGCTGGAAACAGCGGGGCTCGATCTCGAAACCGCGCGGCAATTGATCGGCTTCCGCCTCGCCGCCGATGCAGACGAATTCATCACCATCGCCAAACTGCGGGCGCTGCGCAGCCTGTGGGCGCAGGTCGAGAGCGCCTGCGGCCTTGCTCCAAGACCTCTGCATCTGCATGCGGAAACCGCCTGGCGGATGATGACGCGCCGCGATCCGTGGGTGAATGTGCTGCGCGCCACCACGGCGGTGTTTTCCGCCGCTGTCGCCGGCGCTGACGCCATCAGCGTGCTGCCCCACACGCAGGCGCTTGGATTGCCTGACGCCGAGGCGCAGCGCCTGGCGCGCAATGCGCAACTGGTGCTGATGGAAGAATCCAATCTCGCCAAGGTGGACGATCCGGCCGCCGGCTCCGGCGCCTTCGAAGAGATCGGCGCTGCGCTGGCGCAGAAGGCCTGGACACTGCTGCAGGAGATCGAAGGCGAAGGCGGCATTCTTTCGACACTCGCCTCCGGGAAGCTGCGCGAGGCGGTGGCGCAGGTGCGCGCGCAACGCTTCAAGAACATCGCCCGCCGGCGCGAGCAGATCACCGGCACCAGCGAATTTCCCAATATTCACGAGGCGCCGGCCCATGTGCTGTTGCCGCTGAGCGCCGCGGCGGCCTCCGGCGACATGGATGCCACTGGCCTGTCGCCGATCCGCCTCGCTGTGCCGTTCGAACGGCTGCGCGACACGGCCGAGGCTTTCAAAACCAGCCACGGACAGGCGCCGAAAATCTTTCTCGCCAATCTCGGTACGGTCGCAGCTTTCACCGGCCGCGCCACCTGGGCACGCAATTTCTTCGAGGCCAGCGGCCTCGAAACCATCGCCTCGAGGCCACTGGCAACCATCACCGACGCGGCGCGCGCCTTCGCCGACAGCGGTGCGCCGATCGCCTGTCTGTGTTCCAGCGACACGGTCTATGCCGAACAGGCCGCTGCCGTCGCCACGGCTTTGAAACAGGCCGGCGCGTGTCAGATCTGGCTTGCCGGCCAGCCGGCGGCTCTGGAACCCGAGTTGCGCGCGGCTGGCATCAGCGATTTCGCCTTCGCCGGCTGCGATATGATCGAGGCCCTGGCGCGGGCACTCACCGCAGCGATCAGCGCGAAATAG
- a CDS encoding ABC transporter ATP-binding protein — protein sequence MADLLKLEDVRAGYGEALVLNGISLRLEAGHAMALLGRNGTGKTTLINTIVGATRWRGGSILFDGNEMTRLRSDQRAHRGIGWVPQERNIFKSLTVEENLTAIMRPGPWGLKRLYEMFPRLAERKRNMGNQLSGGEQQMLAVARALALNPRLLLLDEPLEGLAPIIVDELLAALRKIIREEQMAAIVVEQSAKKILPLTDSVVILERGAVVYSGQSTDLAQDADTMSRLLGVAERGGH from the coding sequence ATGGCTGATCTTCTCAAGCTCGAAGACGTGCGCGCCGGCTATGGCGAAGCGCTGGTCCTCAACGGCATCTCTTTGCGCCTCGAGGCAGGCCACGCCATGGCGCTGCTGGGGCGCAACGGCACCGGCAAGACGACGCTGATCAACACCATCGTAGGCGCCACCCGTTGGCGCGGCGGCTCGATCCTGTTCGACGGCAATGAGATGACCCGTCTGCGTTCCGATCAGCGGGCGCATCGCGGCATCGGTTGGGTGCCGCAAGAGCGCAACATCTTTAAGTCGCTGACGGTTGAGGAGAATCTCACCGCCATCATGCGTCCGGGCCCGTGGGGCCTGAAGCGGCTCTACGAGATGTTCCCGCGTCTTGCGGAGCGCAAACGCAATATGGGCAACCAATTGTCGGGCGGCGAACAGCAGATGTTGGCGGTTGCCCGCGCGTTGGCGCTCAACCCACGCTTGCTGCTGCTTGATGAGCCGCTTGAGGGGCTGGCGCCCATCATTGTTGACGAACTGCTCGCGGCTTTGCGGAAAATCATTCGCGAAGAGCAGATGGCCGCTATAGTGGTCGAGCAGAGCGCGAAGAAGATTCTGCCCTTGACGGACAGTGTTGTTATTTTGGAACGTGGCGCTGTCGTCTACAGTGGGCAGAGTACAGATCTCGCACAGGATGCCGACACGATGTCGCGTCTCCTGGGCGTCGCCGAACGCGGCGGCCACTAA
- a CDS encoding PaaI family thioesterase has protein sequence MTTGVPFLDYCGIERLSRADGVCRVAVDPTPEKTNRVQAAHGGLLMTLLDAALAGACTSTLPEPQLVATVDMQIAFLTPGRGRLVAEGRLLKATKSLMFAEGEVRNTAGEIVAKASGQFWVLNRERVKLGSQSDV, from the coding sequence ATGACAACCGGTGTTCCTTTCCTCGATTACTGCGGCATCGAGCGCCTCTCTCGCGCCGATGGGGTCTGTCGCGTCGCCGTCGATCCGACACCGGAAAAGACCAACCGGGTGCAGGCGGCCCATGGCGGCCTGCTGATGACCCTACTCGATGCGGCCTTGGCCGGCGCCTGCACGTCGACCCTGCCGGAGCCGCAATTGGTCGCCACCGTCGATATGCAGATCGCCTTCCTCACGCCGGGAAGGGGCCGTCTGGTGGCCGAGGGGCGGCTGCTGAAGGCGACTAAGTCCCTGATGTTCGCCGAGGGCGAGGTCCGCAACACGGCTGGCGAAATCGTCGCCAAGGCTTCCGGGCAGTTCTGGGTGCTTAACCGTGAGCGCGTGAAGCTCGGCTCGCAATCGGACGTGTAG
- a CDS encoding ATP-dependent Clp protease proteolytic subunit codes for MAVAMAGSAHGATFELRSRDVIAVEGYIELGDCARWAALVTPAIKAVELNSPGGRAGQGECISRSISGLRLKTIVHDKCASICFLLFAAGAQKSACPNARIGVHRPNDPVTRAESSDPIFLKTILEYADRYRVPGPIKAKLSGTPSRDMYWLTREDLTSMNATGC; via the coding sequence ATGGCGGTCGCCATGGCGGGCTCTGCCCATGGGGCGACGTTCGAATTGCGATCGCGCGACGTCATCGCGGTCGAAGGCTACATCGAGCTGGGGGATTGCGCGCGTTGGGCGGCGCTCGTCACACCAGCCATCAAGGCGGTCGAACTGAACTCCCCGGGAGGGCGCGCCGGACAGGGTGAATGCATCTCGCGCTCCATATCGGGCTTGCGCCTCAAGACAATCGTTCACGACAAATGCGCCAGCATCTGCTTTCTGCTTTTTGCAGCTGGTGCCCAAAAATCAGCCTGCCCGAACGCCCGGATCGGCGTCCATCGCCCCAACGATCCGGTGACGCGTGCTGAATCCTCCGACCCGATTTTTCTGAAGACGATCCTGGAGTACGCCGACAGGTACCGTGTGCCCGGCCCGATCAAGGCGAAGCTGTCCGGCACACCCAGCCGCGACATGTATTGGCTGACGCGAGAAGATCTGACTTCCATGAATGCCACAGGTTGCTAG
- the scpA gene encoding methylmalonyl-CoA mutase, with translation MSRIPDFSTLGFRPSAAATGPGTAASADLGAAPPWLTPEGIAVKSLYGPGDLQGIDFLDTWPGLAPYLRGPYPTMYVNQPWTIRQYAGFSTAEDSNAFYRRNLAAGQMGLSIAFDLATHRGYDSDHPRVAGDVGMAGVAIDSIYDMRTLFSGIPLDRMSVSMTMNGAVLPVLALYIVAAEEQGVRQEKLSGTIQNDILKEFMVRNTYIYPPADSMRIISDIFAYTSKHMPKFNSISISGYHMQEAGATQDLELAYTLADGVEYVRAGIAAGMQVDDFAPRLSFFWAIGMNFFMEVAKLRAARLLWANLLLPFAPKSQKSLALRTHCQTSGWSLTAQDVYNNIVRTQIEAMAATQGHTQSLHTNALDEALALPSDFSARIARNTQIFLQQESGTTKVIDPWGGSYYVERLTAELAMRAKAHIDEVEALGGMAKAIDMGLPKQRIEEAAAKTQARIDTGQQSVIGVNKFRLENEKPIDVLVVDNSAVRAQQIDKLKRLRAERNEGDVTRALVALTQGARGNGNLLALSIDAARAKATVGEISLALENVFNRHVAKISTISGVYDREAGPAADAVDRVKRMTRAFAENEGRKPKVLVAKVGQDGHDRGQKVIASAFADMGFAIEVGPLFATPGEAAQQAVDGDVHVIGISSLAAGHLTLVPEVRDALAKLGRDDIMIVVGGVIPPQDFEALRRAGAAAIFPPGTPIAESAEKLLEELNGRLGYAQKPAAE, from the coding sequence ATGAGCCGTATTCCTGATTTCTCGACCCTAGGGTTCCGACCATCGGCCGCCGCAACAGGCCCCGGAACCGCCGCCAGCGCCGATCTTGGCGCCGCTCCCCCCTGGCTGACGCCCGAGGGCATCGCGGTCAAATCGCTTTACGGGCCGGGCGATCTTCAGGGGATCGATTTCCTCGACACTTGGCCAGGCCTCGCCCCCTATCTGCGCGGGCCCTACCCGACCATGTATGTCAATCAGCCGTGGACGATCCGGCAATATGCCGGCTTCTCGACGGCTGAGGATTCCAACGCCTTCTACCGGCGCAATCTGGCGGCCGGCCAGATGGGCCTGTCCATCGCCTTCGATCTCGCCACCCATCGCGGCTATGATTCCGATCATCCGCGCGTCGCCGGCGATGTCGGCATGGCCGGCGTCGCCATCGATTCCATCTACGATATGCGCACGCTGTTCTCCGGCATTCCGCTTGATCGCATGTCGGTGTCGATGACGATGAACGGTGCGGTGCTGCCGGTGCTGGCGCTCTATATTGTCGCCGCCGAAGAACAAGGCGTGCGCCAAGAGAAGCTCTCCGGCACCATCCAAAACGACATCCTCAAAGAATTCATGGTGCGCAACACCTATATCTATCCGCCAGCGGATTCGATGCGCATCATCTCGGACATCTTCGCCTATACGTCGAAGCATATGCCGAAGTTCAATTCGATCTCGATCTCCGGCTATCACATGCAGGAAGCCGGCGCGACGCAGGATCTCGAGCTCGCCTATACGCTGGCCGATGGTGTCGAATATGTGCGCGCCGGCATTGCCGCTGGCATGCAAGTCGACGACTTCGCACCGCGCCTGTCGTTCTTCTGGGCGATCGGCATGAACTTCTTCATGGAAGTGGCGAAGCTGCGCGCGGCGCGCCTGCTGTGGGCCAATCTGCTGCTGCCGTTCGCGCCGAAATCGCAGAAGTCGCTGGCGCTGCGCACCCATTGCCAGACATCCGGTTGGTCGCTCACCGCGCAAGACGTCTACAACAATATCGTGCGCACTCAGATCGAGGCGATGGCTGCAACACAGGGCCATACGCAATCGCTGCACACCAATGCTTTAGACGAAGCGTTGGCGTTGCCGAGCGATTTCTCGGCCCGCATCGCGCGCAACACGCAGATCTTCCTGCAGCAGGAATCCGGCACCACCAAGGTTATCGATCCGTGGGGCGGCTCCTATTATGTCGAGCGTCTGACCGCCGAGCTGGCGATGCGCGCCAAGGCGCATATCGATGAAGTCGAAGCGCTGGGCGGCATGGCCAAGGCCATCGACATGGGCCTGCCGAAGCAACGCATCGAGGAAGCAGCGGCGAAGACGCAAGCGCGCATCGACACCGGCCAGCAGTCGGTGATTGGCGTCAACAAGTTCCGCCTCGAGAACGAGAAGCCGATCGATGTGCTCGTCGTCGACAACTCCGCCGTGCGCGCCCAGCAGATCGACAAGCTGAAACGCCTGCGTGCCGAACGCAATGAAGGCGACGTGACGCGGGCGCTTGTCGCTCTGACGCAGGGCGCGCGCGGCAATGGCAATCTCTTGGCGCTGTCCATCGACGCGGCGCGCGCCAAAGCAACCGTCGGCGAGATTTCGCTGGCCTTGGAAAACGTCTTCAATCGCCATGTCGCCAAGATCTCGACGATCAGCGGTGTCTATGATCGCGAGGCCGGCCCCGCCGCCGATGCGGTGGACCGGGTGAAGCGTATGACGCGTGCCTTCGCAGAGAACGAAGGGCGCAAGCCGAAAGTGCTTGTCGCCAAGGTCGGCCAGGACGGCCATGACCGTGGCCAGAAAGTCATCGCCTCGGCTTTCGCCGACATGGGTTTTGCTATCGAAGTCGGGCCATTGTTCGCAACGCCAGGCGAAGCGGCGCAACAGGCCGTCGATGGCGATGTTCATGTTATCGGCATTTCGTCGCTTGCCGCCGGCCATCTGACACTCGTACCAGAGGTCCGCGATGCTTTGGCCAAACTCGGCCGCGACGACATTATGATCGTTGTCGGTGGCGTGATCCCGCCGCAGGACTTCGAAGCACTGCGGCGCGCAGGGGCCGCAGCCATCTTTCCACCGGGCACGCCGATCGCTGAATCGGCCGAAAAGCTGCTCGAAGAGCTCAACGGCCGCCTGGGCTACGCGCAGAAACCCGCGGCAGAATAG
- a CDS encoding alpha/beta fold hydrolase, translating into MIAPDLMTLPLQPRLRLPHFALLALLSAGLAGCTSVGAVTDMTASAVDSAGSMFSSRPAGDPLPVDMFVASTRRSDRGSAERDLPDGTAHFSLVTVSVPPNHRAGNIETPSFGRPNPEKHFTLVRSRRLGESSMAQEVATHLSGRVGSNRDVLIFVHGFNTSLEESRFRLAQIVADGRFGGVPILFSWPAQNGMLAYGSAKENATVSRDALTALLNEISALPSVGRVHVLAHSMGAWLAMEALRESAIGSRTLLNGRLGNVMLAAPDIDVAVFRQQMARLPGTNVSVFSSTSDRALNLSSRLVGERVRVGAINPTDANDRAELDRLGVKVYDLSAFSDGWINHGAYASAPDVVRRIGAQIARPRAEDSREISVIDGGTIADQRPRTSVIESQQLPPPVEAPASSAVTAQ; encoded by the coding sequence GTGATTGCCCCCGATCTGATGACCCTGCCGTTGCAACCTCGTCTCCGTTTGCCCCATTTCGCCCTTCTCGCCCTGCTGAGCGCGGGCTTGGCGGGTTGCACCTCCGTGGGGGCCGTCACCGACATGACGGCGAGCGCGGTCGACAGCGCCGGCAGCATGTTTTCATCGAGGCCGGCGGGGGACCCGCTGCCTGTGGATATGTTCGTCGCTTCGACGCGGCGCAGTGACCGGGGCAGCGCCGAGCGCGATCTGCCGGACGGCACGGCGCATTTTTCCCTCGTGACCGTTTCAGTGCCGCCCAATCACCGAGCCGGTAATATCGAAACCCCGAGTTTCGGCCGCCCCAATCCGGAAAAGCATTTCACCCTGGTGCGCAGCCGGCGCCTGGGCGAGTCATCCATGGCCCAAGAAGTCGCCACCCATCTGTCCGGCCGCGTCGGCTCGAACCGTGACGTGCTGATCTTCGTCCATGGCTTCAACACATCGCTGGAGGAGTCGCGCTTCCGCCTGGCGCAGATCGTCGCTGACGGCCGTTTCGGCGGCGTCCCGATCCTGTTCAGCTGGCCGGCGCAGAATGGGATGCTCGCCTATGGTTCGGCCAAGGAGAACGCCACCGTCTCGCGCGATGCGCTGACCGCGTTGTTGAACGAGATTTCCGCTTTGCCGTCGGTCGGCCGTGTCCATGTGCTGGCCCATTCCATGGGCGCCTGGCTGGCGATGGAAGCTTTGCGTGAATCCGCCATCGGCAGCCGCACGCTGCTCAATGGTCGGCTTGGCAATGTCATGCTGGCCGCACCCGATATCGATGTCGCTGTGTTCCGTCAGCAGATGGCGCGACTGCCTGGCACCAATGTTTCGGTTTTCTCTTCGACCAGCGATCGCGCGCTCAATCTGTCGAGCCGGCTTGTTGGCGAACGTGTGCGCGTCGGCGCTATCAATCCAACCGATGCCAACGATCGTGCCGAACTCGATCGTCTCGGCGTCAAAGTCTATGACCTCAGCGCCTTCTCAGACGGTTGGATCAATCACGGCGCCTATGCGAGCGCGCCTGATGTGGTGCGCCGGATCGGTGCGCAGATCGCCCGTCCGCGCGCCGAAGACTCACGCGAAATCTCCGTGATCGATGGGGGCACGATCGCCGATCAGCGCCCGCGCACTTCAGTTATCGAGAGCCAGCAGCTTCCGCCGCCGGTTGAGGCGCCTGCATCGTCGGCGGTAACGGCACAGTAG
- a CDS encoding 4-hydroxybenzoate 3-monooxygenase, with protein MRTQVGIIGAGPAGLLLSHLLHLQGIESVILESRSRQYCEQRIRAGLLEQGSVDLLNDTGLGERMNREALVHDGIEICFDGQRRRIDIHELTGRQVSVYGQQEIVKDIIAARLAAGGKIIFEAQAKEVGGFEGDKPFIRYQHEGAEHRLECDYIAGCDGFHGICRDAIPADIFKGYDRQYPFAWLGMIVQAKPTADELVYCHHPEGFALFTMRSPTVSRLYLQVEVDDDAKNWSEDRIWDAFHRRLGQHEGLEVSMGPLSQIAVTPMRSYVTEPMRVGRMFLAGDSAHIVPPTGAKGMNLAIADVSVLARAFVAFYKKNRTDLFDAYSTTCLKRVWRAQHFSWWMTSMMHPVADSPFDNARQIAELEAVTSSRAGSTFLAENYSGLPLASWREPV; from the coding sequence ATGCGGACACAGGTTGGCATTATCGGCGCGGGTCCCGCGGGGCTGCTGTTGTCCCATCTTCTGCATCTGCAGGGGATCGAGTCCGTCATCCTTGAATCGCGCAGCCGGCAATATTGCGAGCAGCGGATCAGGGCAGGGCTTCTGGAGCAGGGCTCGGTCGATCTTCTGAACGACACAGGCCTGGGCGAGCGCATGAACCGCGAGGCCTTGGTGCATGACGGCATCGAGATTTGCTTCGACGGCCAACGTCGCCGCATCGATATTCACGAACTGACAGGACGGCAGGTGTCCGTCTATGGTCAGCAGGAAATCGTCAAGGACATCATCGCCGCGCGCCTGGCCGCCGGCGGTAAGATCATTTTCGAGGCGCAGGCCAAGGAAGTCGGCGGTTTCGAGGGCGATAAGCCCTTCATCCGTTACCAGCACGAAGGCGCCGAACATCGGCTTGAGTGCGACTATATCGCCGGCTGCGACGGCTTTCACGGCATCTGCCGAGACGCCATCCCCGCCGATATTTTCAAAGGCTACGATCGGCAGTATCCGTTCGCTTGGCTCGGTATGATCGTCCAGGCCAAACCGACGGCTGACGAGCTGGTCTACTGCCACCATCCTGAAGGCTTCGCGCTGTTCACCATGCGCTCGCCGACCGTATCGCGCCTCTATCTGCAGGTCGAGGTCGATGATGACGCTAAGAACTGGTCTGAGGATCGCATCTGGGATGCGTTCCACCGCCGTCTAGGCCAGCACGAAGGGCTCGAAGTCAGCATGGGGCCTTTGTCGCAGATCGCGGTGACGCCGATGCGCAGCTATGTCACCGAACCGATGCGAGTTGGGCGCATGTTCCTCGCCGGTGATTCCGCCCATATCGTGCCGCCGACCGGCGCCAAGGGCATGAACCTCGCCATCGCCGACGTCAGCGTGCTCGCTCGCGCCTTCGTCGCATTTTACAAGAAGAACCGCACCGATCTGTTCGATGCCTATAGCACCACCTGCCTGAAGCGTGTCTGGCGCGCCCAGCATTTCTCCTGGTGGATGACCTCGATGATGCATCCGGTCGCCGACAGCCCCTTCGACAACGCACGCCAGATCGCCGAGCTCGAGGCTGTGACCTCCTCGCGCGCCGGCTCGACCTTCCTGGCCGAAAATTATTCCGGCCTGCCGCTCGCCTCCTGGCGCGAGCCGGTATAG